One genomic region from Edaphobacter dinghuensis encodes:
- a CDS encoding TOTE conflict system archaeo-eukaryotic primase domain-containing protein, whose protein sequence is MVEHFRVGRETADRYIRLFVNRLAYGMARRLSDGSVIYTLAEYSGPRRPKPMNADVIRMHLDGYVTINLFSTNPKTQRCKWVAIDADFDGAFEALSKLQWELKQDNVQAALEASSRGAHLWVFFEAPVLASEARIYIYNLALRIGVPIVGGGIKQGIEVFPKQDHIDEGGYGNAIRAPLGVQLKTNRRYWFYEADVNPEAQLDYLESLKKVTEAELKTFIRGMKLPEAYRPPEPKPYIAPVSGSGTTEFRILEYVQVNARIRDRRNWVARCPSCAQAGRDRHGDNLKILKSNPLVYKCFAGCRKEDIREAVGRPIPQFNGTRRGSSWRG, encoded by the coding sequence ATGGTCGAGCATTTTCGCGTCGGGCGTGAAACTGCGGATCGCTATATACGGCTCTTCGTCAACCGTCTCGCCTATGGAATGGCTCGCAGGCTGTCGGATGGAAGCGTGATCTATACGCTCGCGGAGTACAGCGGACCCAGGCGGCCGAAGCCGATGAATGCGGACGTCATCCGCATGCATCTGGACGGGTATGTCACGATTAATCTGTTTTCGACCAATCCCAAGACGCAACGCTGTAAGTGGGTGGCGATCGATGCGGATTTCGATGGGGCCTTCGAGGCGCTGTCAAAGCTGCAGTGGGAACTCAAACAGGACAACGTGCAAGCCGCGCTAGAAGCCTCCAGCCGTGGAGCCCATCTGTGGGTGTTCTTTGAAGCCCCCGTGCTGGCATCGGAGGCTCGCATCTATATATACAACCTCGCCCTGAGAATAGGCGTGCCCATCGTCGGTGGTGGCATTAAGCAAGGCATCGAGGTCTTCCCTAAGCAGGACCACATCGATGAAGGTGGCTACGGAAATGCTATACGGGCGCCACTTGGAGTTCAGCTGAAGACAAATCGGCGTTATTGGTTCTACGAAGCCGACGTCAATCCGGAGGCGCAACTGGATTATCTCGAGAGCCTGAAGAAGGTGACGGAGGCTGAACTAAAGACCTTCATCCGGGGCATGAAACTGCCAGAGGCTTATCGCCCACCAGAGCCGAAACCGTACATAGCGCCAGTCTCCGGCTCCGGAACGACAGAATTTCGCATTCTCGAATATGTCCAGGTCAACGCTCGGATACGCGATCGACGGAACTGGGTGGCGCGCTGTCCATCCTGCGCACAGGCGGGCCGGGACCGTCATGGGGACAATTTGAAGATCCTCAAATCCAACCCGCTTGTCTACAAATGTTTTGCAGGCTGCCGCAAGGAAGACATTCGGGAGGCTGTCGGCAGACCGATTCCGCAGTTCAACGGCACAAGGAGGGGTTCGTCATGGCGCGGCTGA
- a CDS encoding replication-relaxation family protein → MLGMRYFKGYLDISDDRDVPVLLLVRNARAISFRQLRDLLMFEGTETSRRSVDWRVARLEKHGLIQRVERDRFLGEPFFVITGMGLRVLESRGHSLIALPSTAEQIIHHSQVPHAIELTRIRLALLKHGLLRSWLSDLEIVSRNTVLEPGTAKDFDAVAEILVNGVPQTFAIEYERTPKGGARYREICRMLDHDRTVDIVLYLASERNVLYLLAEEMRAAKKRIGITLCDSFRQNPLEANTLVIGEDSDIVPFRALLANETAVG, encoded by the coding sequence GTGCTTGGTATGAGGTATTTCAAGGGCTATCTCGACATTTCCGATGACCGTGATGTCCCAGTATTGCTTCTGGTCCGGAACGCTCGCGCAATTTCATTTCGGCAGCTGAGAGATCTTTTGATGTTCGAGGGAACAGAAACATCCCGCAGGAGCGTCGACTGGAGAGTCGCTCGCCTCGAAAAACATGGTCTTATCCAACGCGTCGAACGCGATCGATTTCTGGGAGAGCCCTTCTTTGTGATCACTGGAATGGGATTACGCGTGCTTGAGTCACGTGGGCATTCGCTGATTGCATTGCCCTCGACAGCAGAGCAGATCATTCACCATTCCCAGGTACCCCATGCGATCGAGCTGACCAGAATTCGCCTCGCTCTGCTGAAACATGGGCTTCTTCGCTCCTGGCTTAGCGACCTCGAAATCGTGTCCCGCAACACGGTTCTGGAGCCAGGAACCGCCAAGGATTTCGATGCGGTCGCTGAAATTCTCGTAAACGGAGTACCCCAGACGTTCGCCATAGAGTACGAGAGAACGCCTAAAGGCGGTGCGCGGTATCGCGAAATTTGCCGGATGTTAGATCACGATCGGACTGTAGACATCGTTCTTTACCTCGCATCCGAGCGCAATGTGCTCTACTTGCTGGCCGAGGAAATGAGAGCGGCGAAGAAGCGCATTGGCATTACTTTGTGCGATTCCTTTCGGCAGAACCCACTAGAAGCCAATACATTGGTGATCGGCGAGGACTCAGATATCGTCCCTTTTCGAGCTCTACTCGCGAATGAAACTGCGGTTGGATAA
- a CDS encoding type IV secretory system conjugative DNA transfer family protein: MVPDYSRTPRSSGDDLVGVVVLLVCALCAGLWYVAVSRFNMTHAECLEIFCYVAIGLFGLLILVTQLIGRRERKEAQWPHPPLFVPSKKDEKVVAEANKAGETVLGYNVHGEPWVWPDAIRARHGIIAGGTGAGKSTFLKNIIVQDLHRTYGGRRMPMIIFDGKGDEEFLEDMLPHITAAGRLQDLRVVNPTNPQKSVKYNPFIAPDDLYQEHVNFIFQSFGLQKDFFEGHQEAYLYDLARILQHTGKAFNTRDILVMALDENVLAEQIALARKRISLRADVTTQARQSFEMSARMLQRSFKDRDRVEKIQGLLNELVAFLEDNLSIITGSYQDNLTPDQVVDEGLVLWVLLNLNKNKRACEAFGKIMLKNIQLTIGKRYSTPSALRDPNAPYLSVLFDEIGPFVFPDFPHGLQTARGAKVMMLFSTQAVPQFQKLGQAFADELISAPATKMIMHGSEENTVQWFMKASSRVTTKRRTLSVRKTGLFAPTYRETGTGSESDARETRAREEHIKNLPVGQMEILMADALAGTLHSHLHVRHLPTIRLAGLQSDIYPQMHVAIDPSIGANLRFSEEGEGRPRRRMSGVSIAKFLGDQL; encoded by the coding sequence CGGAATGCCTCGAGATCTTCTGCTATGTCGCCATAGGGTTATTTGGCTTGCTCATCCTGGTTACCCAATTGATTGGCAGGAGAGAGCGAAAGGAAGCGCAATGGCCTCATCCCCCGCTCTTTGTCCCGTCCAAGAAGGACGAGAAGGTTGTCGCCGAGGCCAACAAAGCAGGTGAAACTGTTCTCGGGTACAACGTGCATGGGGAGCCGTGGGTATGGCCTGATGCGATACGAGCGCGGCACGGCATCATTGCTGGTGGAACAGGCGCGGGCAAGTCAACATTTCTTAAAAACATCATTGTTCAGGACCTCCATAGAACATATGGCGGTCGTCGCATGCCAATGATTATCTTCGATGGGAAGGGTGACGAGGAGTTTCTCGAGGACATGCTGCCTCACATCACTGCCGCCGGGCGGCTGCAGGACCTACGTGTGGTCAATCCGACCAATCCGCAGAAATCGGTCAAGTATAACCCCTTTATCGCGCCCGACGATCTCTATCAGGAACATGTCAATTTCATCTTCCAGAGCTTCGGACTCCAGAAGGATTTTTTCGAAGGCCATCAGGAAGCTTACCTCTATGACTTAGCACGGATTCTTCAGCACACCGGGAAAGCATTCAACACGAGGGACATCCTCGTCATGGCTCTGGATGAAAACGTTCTTGCTGAGCAGATCGCGCTGGCGCGAAAGAGGATCTCTTTGCGAGCGGACGTCACGACTCAAGCGCGCCAGAGTTTTGAAATGTCGGCGCGGATGTTGCAAAGGTCATTCAAGGATCGGGATCGCGTTGAAAAAATTCAGGGATTGCTGAACGAGCTTGTCGCCTTTCTCGAAGACAATTTGTCCATCATCACCGGCTCTTACCAGGACAATCTGACTCCAGATCAGGTGGTGGATGAGGGTCTGGTCCTTTGGGTCCTCCTCAACCTCAACAAGAACAAGCGCGCTTGTGAGGCGTTTGGCAAGATCATGCTGAAGAATATTCAGCTCACGATTGGGAAACGATATTCAACTCCTTCCGCTCTACGCGATCCCAACGCGCCCTACCTGAGCGTGCTCTTCGATGAGATTGGCCCCTTTGTCTTTCCAGACTTTCCCCACGGCCTGCAGACGGCCCGGGGCGCCAAAGTAATGATGCTGTTCTCAACTCAAGCGGTCCCCCAATTTCAGAAGCTCGGTCAGGCATTCGCGGACGAACTGATCTCGGCGCCAGCGACGAAGATGATCATGCATGGTTCAGAAGAAAATACCGTGCAGTGGTTCATGAAAGCTTCCTCCCGTGTGACAACAAAGCGGCGCACGCTCTCCGTTCGAAAAACGGGTTTATTTGCGCCGACGTACCGGGAAACGGGAACCGGCAGCGAGAGCGATGCGCGGGAGACTCGCGCCAGAGAGGAGCATATCAAGAACCTTCCAGTCGGCCAGATGGAGATCCTGATGGCGGATGCGCTCGCAGGCACGTTACATTCGCATCTGCACGTTCGCCATCTGCCGACCATTCGCCTGGCGGGTCTACAAAGTGATATCTACCCTCAAATGCACGTGGCAATCGATCCATCGATTGGAGCCAATCTTCGTTTCAGCGAAGAGGGCGAAGGTCGTCCGCGCCGCCGTATGTCCGGGGTATCAATTGCAAAGTTTCTCGGAGACCAGTTATGA